The following are encoded together in the Juglans microcarpa x Juglans regia isolate MS1-56 chromosome 2D, Jm3101_v1.0, whole genome shotgun sequence genome:
- the LOC121249302 gene encoding triacylglycerol lipase 2-like translates to MQRLRSSGTSILGSLVAVPQLKRKALNSWAAMQDTYFSAKDIFDRHKAVFTIGTSIASVTTAWIGYSIRHLHERRVDQRLETIEKAMSSNYNLGHSEIRKITGSGSVSAPTCVATAGTALIIGYGLGWRGGKWHANRQFRKEQMKLLGQIKPRGWELLGRVTTQDGYILSMQRIPEGQSGKTSGNRPPVLLQHGLLMDGITWLLLPPDQSLAFVLADNGFDVWLANTRGTKYSSGHTSLSPNDPAYWNWSWDELVAYDLPATFHYVHDQSGQKLHYIGHSLVNQLLNTLRSAALLSPIAFVGQMASPLARYAADNFIGEDLYWLGVKEFNPRGEAVIKLLQDICSKPGVDCTNLLTSFTGKNCCLNSSIVDVFLDHEPQPTATKNLIHLAQMIREGNIAMYDYNNADENRKHYGQPTPPVYNMTSIPNDIPLFLGCGGKDALSDVKDVKLLLNSLKDHDGDKLVVLHRDDFAHADFVMGENAKPVVYDPLMAFFRLQ, encoded by the exons ATGCAGCGATTAAGAAGCTCAGGGACGTCCATTTTGGGTTCTCTAGTGGCAGTGCCCCAGTTGAAAAGGAAGGCTTTGAATTCATGGGCTGCTATGCAGGACACCTATTTTTCTGCCaag GATATATTCGATAGGCATAAGGCGGTATTTACAATTGGAACTTCTATAGCGTCAGTTACTACGGCATGGATTG GATATTCTATACGTCACTTACATGAAAGGAGAGTTGATCAAAGGCTTGAAACAATTGAAAAAGCT ATGAGTAGCAATTATAATCTCGGACATTCAGAAATTAGAAAGATTACTGGTTCGGGAAGTGTCAGTGCTCCTACTTGTGTTGCCACTGCCGGAACTGCTTTGATTATTGG GTACGGCTTGGGCTGGCGAGGTGGAAAGTGGCATGCAAATAGGCAGTTCAGAAAGGAGCAGATGAAGTTGCTAGGGCAGATAAAACCTAGAGGGTGGGAATTGCTTGGGCG GGTAACAACACAAGATGGTTATATTCTCAGTATGCAGAGAATTCCGGAGGGGCAGTCAGGAAAGACTTCAGGAAACAGGCCGCCAGTTTTGTTACAACATGGCCTTTTGATG GATGGGATAACATGGCTGCTATTACCACCAGACCAATCTTTGGCTTTCGTCTTGGCTGATAATGGGTTCGATGTTTGGCTTGCTAACACCCGAGGAACCAAATATAGCAGTGGGCATACTTCACTCAGTCCCAATGACcca GCTTATTGGAATTGGTCATGGGATGAATTGGTAGCTTATGATCTTCCAGCTACATTCCACTATGTGCATGATCAATCAGGACAGAAACTGCACTATATTGGGCATTCACTTGTGA ACCAGCTGCTGAACACGTTGAGATCAGCTGCCTTACTTAGCCCTATTGCTTTTGTGGGTCAGATGGCCTCGCCGCTTGCGAGATATGCTGCTGACAACTTCATTGGGGAG GACTTGTACTGGTTGGGTGTTAAAGAATTTAATCCGAGAGG GGAAGCTGTAATTAAACTTCTCCAGGATATTTGCAGCAAGCCAGGTGTTGACTGCACCAACTTGTTAACCTCTTTCACTG GCAAGAACTGCTGCTTGAACTCTTCCATTGTAGATGTTTTCCTAGATCACGAGCCTCAGCCAACAGCTACAAAGAACCTGATCCATCTGGCTCAGA TGATTAGGGAAGGAAATATAGCCATGTACGATTACAATAACGCAGATGAGAACAGGAAACATTATGGGCAGCCCACTCCTCCAGTGTACAATATGACAAGCATTCCGAATGACATTCCTCTCTTCCTCGGCTGTGGTGGGAAAGATGCTCTTTCCGATGTCAAAGATGTGAAGCTCTTGCTCAACAGCCTCAAAGATCACGACGGAGATAAACTTGTAGTTCTGCACAGGGATGATTTTGCTCATGCAGACTTTGTTATGGGAGAAAATGCTAAGCCAGTTGTGTATGACCCTCTCATGGCTTTCTTCAGGCTTCAATGA